The Oryzias latipes chromosome 16, ASM223467v1 genome includes a region encoding these proteins:
- the LOC105355901 gene encoding proline-rich transmembrane protein 1, with product MDPNHQHQIPSAPPQDLNEDKSFPSNYPAPPPYQTLQFPGPSQPGMGFPQPQQGFGSPPPFPVATYEQQPYPPGFQYPAHPGAFSVPPTVVLTRAPLQDPVNNYMCYSIFTTIFCCLPFGIAALIHSNAASRANQMGDRAGAEKNARLARNLNHTAVGLGILVYIIFVAVMVFVLLY from the exons ATGGATCCAAACCATCAACATCAGATTCCAAGCGCTCCTCCACAGGATCTGAACGAGGACAAGTCTTTTCCAAGTAACTACCCTGCTCCTCCACCTTACCAGACTCTGCAGTTTCCAGGACCCTCTCAGCCTGGAATGGGATTCCCGCAGCCACAg CAGGGATTTGGAAGTCCGCCACCATTTCCGGTTGCAACATACGAACAGCAGCCGTACCCTCCAGGCTTCCAGTACCCAGCGCACCCCGGTGCCTTCAGTGTCCCCCCCACAGTTGTACTGACCAGAGCCCCTTTACAAGACCCTGTTAACAACTACATGTGCTACTCCATCTTCACCACCATCTTCTGCTGCCTGCCGTTTGGAATCGCTGCCCTCATCCATTCCAATGCC GCCAgcagagccaatcagatggGCGACCGGGCTGGAGCAGAGAAAAATGCCAGATTAGCCCGGAACCTAAATCACACAGCTGTAGGATTGGGGATTCTGGtttacatcatttttgttgctgtAATGGTGTTTGTTCTTCTTTATTAA